The Sulfurospirillum tamanense DNA segment TACTCTTTGGTAACGCAACAGCCAGTAGGCGGTAAAGCCCTCTTTGGTGGACAGCGTTTTGGTGAGATGGAGGTGTGGGCGCTAGAAGCATACGGCGCAGCTCACACGTTGCGTGAAATGTTGACGGTCAAATCCGATGACGTTGAGGGCAGGGTAGCTTCCTATAAAGCATTGACACGCGGTGAAAATGTGCCACAAACTGGCATTCCAGAAACATTCTATGTACTAACCAATGAACTCAAGTCACTAGCACTAGATGTAGAGATTTATGACGAGGTGGAAGACGATGAAACGATTAGAGCCAATTGAAATTAGCGAAGAGAGCAGACCACGAGATTTTAGTGCTTTTAGACTGCGACTAGCTAGTCCGGAGCGCGTGCGTTCGTGGAGCTATGGTGAGGTTAAAAAACCTGAAACGATTAATTATCGCACCTTGAAGCCCGAGCGCGATGGTCTCTTCTGTGCCAAAATATTTGGCCCCATTCGTGACTATGAGTGCTTGTGTGGCAAATACAAAAAAATGCGCTACAAGGGTATTAAATGCGAAAAATGCGGAGTGGAAGTAACTAGCACTAAAGTGCGTCGCTCACGCATGGGGCATATTGAACTCGTGACACCCGTGGCACACATTTGGTATGTGAACTCTTTACCTAGTCGTATTGGAACCCTCTTGGGCGTCAAAATGAAAGATCTAGAGCGCGTATTGTATTATGAAGCGTACATTGTGGAGCAATCGGGCGATGCTTTTTACGACAATGAAAATACCAAAAAAGTAGAAAAGTATGATGTGCTTAACGAAGAGCAATACCAGTCACTTATCCAACGTTTTGATGGCACAGGCTTTCAAGCACGCATGGGTGGTGAAGTTGTGCGCGATTTGTTGGCAGATTTGGACTTGGTTGCCGTCCTTGAGCAGCTCAAAGAAGAGATTCAAAGCACAAATTCTGAGGCCAAGAAAAAGACTATTGTAAAGCGCCTTAAAGTGGTTGAGGCGTTTTTGAACAGTGGCAATCGTCCTGAGTGGATGATGATTACAATGCTACCTGTGCTTCCACCCGATTTGCGCCCTCTGGTTTCGCTTGATGGTGGCAAATTCGCTGTTTCAGATGTTAATGACTTGTACCGACGTGTTATCAACCGTAACTCACGCTTGAAGCGCTTGGTAGAGCTAGACGCGCCTGAGATTATTATCCGTAATGAAATGCGGATGTTGCAAGAATCCGTGGATGCACTTTTTGACAACGGACGTCGTGCCAATGCAGTCAAAGGGGCCAATAAGCGTCCTTTGAAATCTCTTTCGGAGATTATCAAAGGCAAGCAAGGCCGTTTCCGTCAAAACCTTTTGGGAAAACGTGTCGACTTTTCTGGCCGTTCTGTTATCGTTGTGGGCCCTAAGCTAAAAATGGACCAGTGTGGTTTGCCAAAGCAAATGGCGCTTGAGCTTTTTAAGCCCCATCTTTTAGCACGTCTTGAAGAAAAAGGCTATGCCACGACCGTGAAACAAGCCAAGAAAATGATTGAACTTAAAACCAATGAAGTGTGGGAATGTTTGGCAGAAGTGGTAAAAGATCACCCTGTGATGCTTAACCGTGCCCCTACCTTGCACAAACTTTCTATCCAAGCGTTTCACCCCGTCTTGATTGAAGGAAAGGCGATTCAATTGCATCCTTTGGTCTGTTCGGCGTTCAACGCGGACTTTGACGGTGACCAAATGGCTGTGCATGTGCCCCTTTCCCAGGAGGCAATTGCAGAGTGCAAGATTTTGATGCTTAGTTCCATGAATATTTTGCTTCCCGCTTCTGGAAAGGCCATTACGGTTCCATCGCAAGATATGGTTTTGGGGCTTTATTACCTCTCTCTTGAAAAAGTGGACGCAAAGGGTTCTAATAAGATTTTTGCCAATGCAGACGAAGTGGCGATTGCTATTGAAATGGATGCCCTTGAATTGCATGCTAAAATCAAGACCCAAATTGATGACAAGACGGTATTTACAACAGCGGGTCGCTTGATTTTAAAATCTATGTTGCCTGAGTTTGTTCCTGAAAATCTTTGGAATAAAGTTTTGAAAAAGAAAAACATTGGCGCCCTTATTGACCACGTGTATAAAATCGGTGGTTTTGGGATCACGGCAGAGTTTTTGGATAACCTTAAAAACCTTGGCTTTAAGTATGCAACGGAAGCGGGTATCTCCATCTCTATTGATGATATTCGTGTACCAAAGTCTAAGAAAAAATACATCGATGATGCCAAGAAAAAAGTGCGTGAGATTCAACAGCAATACGGCGCGGGTCTTTTAACAGACAGTGAGCGCTACAATAAGATTATTGATATCTGGACAGACACCAACAATTCGGTTGCGGCAGAGATGATGAAGCTAGTACAAACCGATAAAGATGGCTTTAACTCCATCTTTATGATGGCCGATTCTGGGGCACGTGGTAGCGCGGCACAGATTCGCCAGCTCGCGGGAATGCGTGGTTTGATGGCAAAGCCTGATGGCTCCATCATCGAAACGCCGATTATTTCAAACTTCCGCGAAGGGTTGAACGTTTTAGAATACTTTATTTCAACCCACGGTGCCCGTAAAGGCTTGGCAGATACCGCCCTTAAAACCGCCAATGCGGGATATTTGACCCGAAAGCTCATCGACGTTTCTCAAAACGTGAAAGTAACCATGGAAGATTGTGGTACCCACGAGGGCGTTGAGATTACAGAAATCGTTGAGGGTGGCGAGATGATTGAGCCACTTGAAGAACGTTTATGGGGACGTGTTTTAGCGGAAGATGTAATTGATTCTATTACCAATGAAATGCTCTTTACCGAAGGCACGATTATTGACGAAGAAAAAGCCAAAGCCTTGGTTGAATCGGGTGTGAAATCCGTGAGCATCCGCACACCTATTACATGTAAAGCACCTAAAGGTGTATGTGCAAAGTGTTACGGGATTAACTTGGGTGAGGGTAAAATGGTTAAACCTGGTGAAGCGGTGGGGATTATCTCTGCTCAATCTATCGGTGAGCCAGGCACGCAGCTAACGCTTCGAACCTTCCATATCGGGGGTACGGCTTCTACAGAGCAACAAGACCGCCAAGTCATTGCTCAAAAAGAGGGTTTTATCCGTTATTATAACCTTAAGACCTATACGACAAAAGAGGGTAAAGTCATTGTAGCAAACCGAAGAAATGCGGCTGTGCTACTAGTGGAGCCAAAAATCAAAGCACCGTTTTCTGGGGTGCTTACTATCGAAACGGCACACGAAGAAATTGTATTGACCATAAGAAGTGGTGAAGAAACTATTAAATATGTTTTAAGACGTAATGATGTAGCTCGCCCTAACGAGCTAGCAGGCGTAGGCGGTAAGGTAGAGGGTAAATTCTATATTCCTTATGAAAATGGAAACAATGTTGTTGCAAAAGAGAGCATTGTAGAAGTTATTAAAGAAGGGTGGAATGTTCCTAATCGTATCCCGTTTGCCAGTGAGCTTCGCGTTCAAGATGGCGAACCTGTGGTTCAAAAGATTTTTGCGGGCGCTTCTGGGGAGGTAAAATACTACATTCTTAATGGCGATTATCTTGAGCGAAACTATTCTATTAAAAAAGGCCACACAGTAACTGAAAAAGGACTTTTTGCGGTAATTGCCGATAAAGAAGACCGTGAGGCAATTCGTCACTATGTTCCTCGCAATACTGTGATTGAAGTAGGCGATAAAACGGAGGTTGGCCCAAAAACCTTGCTTGCTGCTCCAACGGGAAGTGAGCATGTTATTGTGGCAGAATGGGACCCCTATTCCAATCCTATTATTGCAGAAGAGGGCGGACGTGTAAGCTTTGAAGATATTGAGCCTGGTTATAGCGCTACAGAGCAATACGACGAAATGACAGGACAAAGCCGTCTTGTTATTAATGAGTACTTGCCTTCTGGCACAAAGCCTACGCTTATTATTGCTACGGATTCGGGCAAGATTATCAAGTACCAACTTGAGCCAAAAACAGGTATTTATGTACGCGATGGCGGTCGTGTGGAGTTGGCTGATATTTTAGGTCGTACTCCCAAAGCAGTAGCAAAATCAAAAGATATTACGGGCGGTTTGCCTCGAGTTAGTGAACTCTTTGAAGCCAGACGCCCTAAAAATGCTGCAGTGATTGCAGAAATTGATGGAACGATTCGCTTTGGTAAACCTTTGCGCGCTAAAGAACGTATTGTTATCGAAGCAAATGACGGCACAGTGAGTGAATATTTGGTAGACAAAACCCGTCAAATTCATGTGCGTGCTGGTGAGTTTGTGCATGCGGGCGAGCGCTTGACTGATGGCATTGTTTCAAGTCATGATATTTTGCGCATTTTGGGCGAAAAAGAGTTGCATTATTACTTGATTAGTGAAATTCAACAAGTTTATCGCCGTCAAGGGGTTGCGATTTCTGATAAACATATTGAAGTGATTGTCTCTCAGATGTTGCGCCAAATCAAGATTGTTGAAAGTGGCGATACAAACTTTATTGTGGGCGACCATATTTCACGTCGAAAATTCATTGAGGAAAACCATCGCATTATGGCAATGGGCGGTGAGCCTGCTATTGCTGAACCTGTTCTTTTGGGTGTTACGCGTGCGGCAATTGCGAGTGATAGTATTATTTCAGCCGCATCATTCCAAGAGACAACCAAAGTTTTAACGGAAGCGAGTATCGCAGCCAAGTTTGACCATTTGGAAGATTTGAAAGAAAATGTTATTTTGGGTCGTATGATTCCAGTAGGTACGGGACTATACCAAGACAAGTCTATCCGACTCACTCACCACAAATAATTCCTTCATCCCCGGCGAGATGCTTCTTGCTGGGGCCCCATTTCTCTTATTTCCCCTTAAATTAACCTTTTTTTAAGTCATTTTTAAATAAAATAGCGCGTATTTTTATCGATACAAACTCTATAACGAGAAGGAATAAATGTGCCTACCATTAACCAATTGGTAAGAAATGAGCGCAAAAAGGTGATTAAAAAATCAAAATCTCCTGCGCTTGTTGAGTGTCCTCAGCGACGCGGTGTTTGCACTAGGGTCTATACAACAACCCCTAAAAAACCAAACTCTGCCTTGCGTAAAGTTGCCAAAGTCAGATTGACCAGCGGTTTTGAAGTGATTAGCTATATCGGTGGTGAAGGCCACAACCTTCAAGAGCACTCCATTGTTCTTGTGCGTGGCGGAAGGGTAAAAGACTTACCTGGTGTGAAGTATCACATCGTGCGTGGTGCCCTTGATACAGCGGGTGTCGCGAATCGAAAAGTGGCAAGAAGTAAGTACGGTACCAAGCGACCTAAAAAATAAACAATACACACAGGTGTCACCCTCAGAATGTAGGTGATATTTGAGTAAAATTGTCATTCAATTTGAAGGAAAAATTTTATGAGAAGAAGAAAAGCGCAAATCCGAGAGGTATTGCCTGACCCAATTTACGGCAACAAAATCATCACAAAATTCATTAATGCATTAATGTTGGATGGTAAGAAAAGCACGGCGACAAAAATTATGTATGGCGCAATCAGCCTGATTGAAACAAAAGGCGAGGAAAAAGGGATTGATGTTTTTAATGCTGCTATCGACAATGTAAAACCTGTCATGGAAGTAAAAAGTCGACGTGTGGGTGGAGCAACCTATCAAGTGCCTGTTGAAGTACGCCCTGTGCGACAGCAAGCGTTGGCAATTCGTTGGATGATTACGTTTGCTCGCAAGCGCAGTGAACGCACCATGGTAGAGCGACTTGCAAACGAATTAATGGACGCAGCACACATGCGTGGTGCTACTTTCAAGAAAAAAGAAGATACGTATAAAATGGCAGAAGCAAACAAAGCGTTTGCACACTACCGCTGGTAATATATTAGCTTTTGGCGGCCTCTAAATGGGCCGCTCTCTTCCAATGATAAGACGACAAAAGGAAACCCAAAATGTCACGAAACACTCCTATTGAACGCGTACGAAATATCGGTATTGCTGCCCACATCGATGCGGGAAAAACAACAACTACGGAACGCATCCTTTTT contains these protein-coding regions:
- the rpoC gene encoding DNA-directed RNA polymerase subunit beta' — its product is MKRLEPIEISEESRPRDFSAFRLRLASPERVRSWSYGEVKKPETINYRTLKPERDGLFCAKIFGPIRDYECLCGKYKKMRYKGIKCEKCGVEVTSTKVRRSRMGHIELVTPVAHIWYVNSLPSRIGTLLGVKMKDLERVLYYEAYIVEQSGDAFYDNENTKKVEKYDVLNEEQYQSLIQRFDGTGFQARMGGEVVRDLLADLDLVAVLEQLKEEIQSTNSEAKKKTIVKRLKVVEAFLNSGNRPEWMMITMLPVLPPDLRPLVSLDGGKFAVSDVNDLYRRVINRNSRLKRLVELDAPEIIIRNEMRMLQESVDALFDNGRRANAVKGANKRPLKSLSEIIKGKQGRFRQNLLGKRVDFSGRSVIVVGPKLKMDQCGLPKQMALELFKPHLLARLEEKGYATTVKQAKKMIELKTNEVWECLAEVVKDHPVMLNRAPTLHKLSIQAFHPVLIEGKAIQLHPLVCSAFNADFDGDQMAVHVPLSQEAIAECKILMLSSMNILLPASGKAITVPSQDMVLGLYYLSLEKVDAKGSNKIFANADEVAIAIEMDALELHAKIKTQIDDKTVFTTAGRLILKSMLPEFVPENLWNKVLKKKNIGALIDHVYKIGGFGITAEFLDNLKNLGFKYATEAGISISIDDIRVPKSKKKYIDDAKKKVREIQQQYGAGLLTDSERYNKIIDIWTDTNNSVAAEMMKLVQTDKDGFNSIFMMADSGARGSAAQIRQLAGMRGLMAKPDGSIIETPIISNFREGLNVLEYFISTHGARKGLADTALKTANAGYLTRKLIDVSQNVKVTMEDCGTHEGVEITEIVEGGEMIEPLEERLWGRVLAEDVIDSITNEMLFTEGTIIDEEKAKALVESGVKSVSIRTPITCKAPKGVCAKCYGINLGEGKMVKPGEAVGIISAQSIGEPGTQLTLRTFHIGGTASTEQQDRQVIAQKEGFIRYYNLKTYTTKEGKVIVANRRNAAVLLVEPKIKAPFSGVLTIETAHEEIVLTIRSGEETIKYVLRRNDVARPNELAGVGGKVEGKFYIPYENGNNVVAKESIVEVIKEGWNVPNRIPFASELRVQDGEPVVQKIFAGASGEVKYYILNGDYLERNYSIKKGHTVTEKGLFAVIADKEDREAIRHYVPRNTVIEVGDKTEVGPKTLLAAPTGSEHVIVAEWDPYSNPIIAEEGGRVSFEDIEPGYSATEQYDEMTGQSRLVINEYLPSGTKPTLIIATDSGKIIKYQLEPKTGIYVRDGGRVELADILGRTPKAVAKSKDITGGLPRVSELFEARRPKNAAVIAEIDGTIRFGKPLRAKERIVIEANDGTVSEYLVDKTRQIHVRAGEFVHAGERLTDGIVSSHDILRILGEKELHYYLISEIQQVYRRQGVAISDKHIEVIVSQMLRQIKIVESGDTNFIVGDHISRRKFIEENHRIMAMGGEPAIAEPVLLGVTRAAIASDSIISAASFQETTKVLTEASIAAKFDHLEDLKENVILGRMIPVGTGLYQDKSIRLTHHK
- the rpsL gene encoding 30S ribosomal protein S12, coding for MPTINQLVRNERKKVIKKSKSPALVECPQRRGVCTRVYTTTPKKPNSALRKVAKVRLTSGFEVISYIGGEGHNLQEHSIVLVRGGRVKDLPGVKYHIVRGALDTAGVANRKVARSKYGTKRPKK
- the rpsG gene encoding 30S ribosomal protein S7, with the translated sequence MRRRKAQIREVLPDPIYGNKIITKFINALMLDGKKSTATKIMYGAISLIETKGEEKGIDVFNAAIDNVKPVMEVKSRRVGGATYQVPVEVRPVRQQALAIRWMITFARKRSERTMVERLANELMDAAHMRGATFKKKEDTYKMAEANKAFAHYRW